The following coding sequences lie in one Cannabis sativa cultivar Pink pepper isolate KNU-18-1 chromosome 5, ASM2916894v1, whole genome shotgun sequence genomic window:
- the LOC133038464 gene encoding uncharacterized protein LOC133038464 — MNVLSWNCRGLGNQRAVQFLKEIVTQKKPKFIFLCETKCGKSRIDWVGRLLGFDCIFVVDPQGLSGGLAMLWKDGNEGSLLGFSHNHIDMRIVMEDGVLWRLIGLYGEPNRSRRENTWRLLKELAEDDTLPWCVIGDVNNILSQEDQRGGHPYPRRLLEGFNNCLADCGLEDMEMLGYPFTWERSRGTDFWVEIRLDRVLYNSRWAAIFLASKLVNLGTSSSDHCPIFLEPVAQPRFSTFHRFRFENAWLREPMCYQIVQSCWEEITSGGIMNKLELCASTLDQWGKEITGNFKG; from the coding sequence ATGAATGTCTTGAGCTGGAATTGCCGGGGGCTTGGGAACCAACGGGCCGTTCAATTCCTTAAAGAGATAGTTACTCAAAAGAAAcccaaatttatatttttgtgtgaGACCAAGTGTGGTAAAAGTAGAATTGATTGGGTGGGCCGGCTATTGggttttgattgtatttttgtAGTTGATCCACAAGGGTTAAGTGGGGGGTTAGCAATGTTATGGAAAGATGGGAATGAGGGTAGTCTGTTGGGCTTTTCTCATAATCACATTGATATGAGAATAGTTATGGAGGATGGTGTTCTTTGGAGACTCATAGGGCTGTACGGTGAGCCTAATCGGAGCCGAAGGGAGAATACATGGAGATTGTTGAAGGAGTTAGCAGAAGATGATACCCTCCCTTGGTGCGTCATCGGAGATGTCAATAACATCCTCAGCCAAGAAGATCAAAGGGGCGGTCATCCCTACCCGAGACGGTTGTTAGAAGGCTTCAACAATTGCCTTGCCGATTGTGGTTTAGAGGATATGGAGATGCTTGGCTACCCGTTCACCTGGGAAAGAAGCAGAGGTACTGATTTTTGGGTGGAAATTCGGTTAGACAGAGTATTATACAACAGTAGGTGGGCAGCTATTTTTCTAGCTTCTAAGCTTGTTAACCTCGGTACATCTTCATCGGACCACTGTCCTATTTTTCTAGAACCTGTGGCACAGCCTAGATTCTCAACTTTTCATCGATTCCGCTTCGAAAATGCTTGGCTAAGGGAACCTATGTGCTACCAGATTGTACAAAGTTGTTGGGAGGAAATTACAAGCGGTGGTATCATGAATAAACTGGAGTTGTGTGCTTCTACGTTGGACCAGTGGGGAAAGGAAATTACTGGGAATTTCAAAGGCTGA
- the LOC133038463 gene encoding uncharacterized protein LOC133038463, with product MKIPSKIQNLVWRACTSCLPTLVQLRTKHVAVSTLCPLCQEQDESILHILVTCRVTRKCWDRVGIGTVTPAGTNFFDWCTTVFSVAAADLCCKVATVCWAIWGARNELVWKRKSFNPIDIVAFANRYLDQWRCAQSSDMESSWPLLRARDVVERWTASHGNSVKLNVDAAMFNSGEQYGIGLVVRNGSGLLIEGRTKLFNGQVEPVLAEAIGIREALSWINDSRWQDVYVETDCLNVVQAIHCSTEMISLFGLVIKDCKNMLANLNNVSVSFIKRSANVVAHSFARAAILYPDCSFSLESIPTELLPSLVAEVVI from the coding sequence ATGAAAATTCCTTCGAAAATTCAGAACCTGGTTTGGCGAGCTTGCACGAGCTGTCTCCCTACTTTGGTTCAATTAAGAACTAAACATGTGGCTGTCAGTACTCTTTGTCCGTTGTGCCAAGAACAAGATGAGTCTATCTTGCACATTTTGGTCACATGTCGGGTCACAAGGAAATGCTGGGACAGAGTGGGGATAGGCACGGTCACACCAGCAGGGACCAACTTTTTCGACTGGTGCACGACTGTCTTCAGTGTAGCAGCAGCGGACCTGTGCTGCAAAGTTGCTACGGTTTGTTGGGCTATTTGGGGTGCTAGAAATGAATTAGTTTGgaaaaggaaaagtttcaacccGATTGATATTGTTGCATTTGCAAATCGTTATCTTGACCAATGGAGATGCGCTCAAAGTTCCGATATGGAATCGTCATGGCCTTTACTTCGGGCTAGAGACGTTGTTGAGCGATGGACCGCTTCTCATGGTAATAGCGTCAAGCTGAATGTAGATGCAGCGATGTTCAACAGTGGAGAGCAATATGGTATCGGGTTGGTTGTTCGGAATGGCTCAGGACTTCTCATTGAAGGTCGCACCAAATTGTTCAATGGCCAAGTTGAACCGGTGCTTGCTGAAGCAATTGGCATCCGTGAGGCCTTAAGCTGGATCAATGATAGTCGGTGGCAAGATGTGTATGTCGAAACGGACTGCCTCAATGTAGTGCAAGCAATTCATTGTTCGACAGAGATGATCTCTTTGTTTGGGTTGGTTATTAAAGATTGTAAGAATATGCTTGCTAATTTAAACAATGTATCTGTTTCCTTTATTAAGCGATCAGCTAATGTAGTGGCCCATTCCTTTGCAAGGGCGGCTATATTGTACCCTGATTGTTCTTTCAGTTTGGAGTCTATTCCAACTGAGTTGCTACCAAGTTTGGTAGCGGAAGTCGTTATTTAA